Genomic window (Rosa chinensis cultivar Old Blush chromosome 6, RchiOBHm-V2, whole genome shotgun sequence):
AATTAGTTTGTAGCATGTCTCAACGAAATGTCCCATATCAGCACAGTAGGAACAGCTTGGACGCCCTCTATAAGAACCAGAACGACGATGATCTTGATCATTGCGTCATCTTTCTTGTGAACGTTTAGGTTTGGTTGATCGGGCTTGGTTGAACTGATTGTTTCTGACTGCCATGGCTACACTTGTATTGGAGTCTGTGGAACCATGTGTAACACTGAGAagcctttgtttttcttcttgagaAACAGAAGAATAAGCTTGATGGACAGAAGGAAGGGGATTCATCAAGAGTATCTTTCCACGAGTAGCACTATAAGATTCATTTAGTCCCATTAAGAATTGCATCAATTTTTGTCGATCTTGTTGTGCTTCACATGTACAAGACGATGCATCCGTATAAGAAGCCAATTCATCCCACAAACTTTTCAGTTTGGTGTAATAGGCCGAAACAAAGAGTTGTTCCTATCGGTGATAAGCAATCTCTCGCTGAATTTCAAATATGCAAGGAGCATTGCTTTGAGAGAAGTGCTCAGGGAGATCTTCCCAAACCTCATGAGCGGTGTAGTAGATGACACCATCAGAAATTTCCGGAGTAATGGAATTGATGATCCATGAGTGAACCATATCATTACATCGGGACCATGTAGCATGGTCATTTGGATGAGTCACTGCCGAGGGCGCCTTGATGGTTCCATTGACGAAGCCCAGCTTATTCTTGGCATTCAAGGCAATAGTCATTGCTCTTAGCCAAGTCGAATAATTGTCTCCATTTATGGCaagtttacttacttggaatggaaataatcatgaatcggagacaattagaatgagagaagaaaggaatcggtattgattcaggagaagttgattcctaaaccgaTCTCCCCCCTTcggaatcaaattcctgagtattcaggaatcgattccttataaagAAGTGGGACCTACactcattctgattccttcatgtattagtaaacgcatgaatacttttacccggaatcatttcAATtgttttatgtgttagtaaacgcacgAATaaatttaccccgtaatcattccctcccattccaagtaagtaaacatgcccttaGTGGTTTAGAGATCAAGACCAAACTGGGATGATCTAAATGGTGGATGAAAAAGGGATTGGAACTGTCATTTGGAGCGTCAGATGAAGAGGAGTTCTTTTCATCTACCATGGTGACCAAACGTTGGGAAGAAATCGCTACACGAAAAAGTAAGGTGTGGCGGCTATGGAGTCAGGGTCTTcagtcctgctctgataccatgaaagaaagaagattggctggaatatctttgcatgaAGGTACAAACCTCATTCACAAAGTAACTAATCTCTCTGATCCTATAATCATGCTACAATAGTACAATTAAGGAGGTACAAATACAACAGGTATCTACATATCACATATTAATATGGAGGATATTTAGGATTAGTTTCCTAACACAAAAGAATCAGCAAGACGCTGAATGTCTTTAACCAGCATCTTCATTTTCCAAGGAGGGTCGCAAAACTTGTTGATACAATCAATAACAAACTTGAAATCGCCTTCCACCAACCACCTGTTACAGTTGCATTGCAGTGCATGGATTAAACCATATTTGAGGGCACTACATTAGGCAACTGTAATAGTAGTTGTCCCAAGCTTTTTAGCCCCAGCAATAATTGTATCTCCCAAATGATTACAGATAACAAAGCCAATAGCAGCCATCTTGGAATTGTTGATTGAACCATTGAAGTTAAGCTTCAAGCAATTTTCAGGTGGCGGAATCCTCTTTATCAAGCCATAATCCTTTTAAAAACCTTGGCTGTTGGGCTGATTGTGAGTTTTGTAGTTTCTCCAAGTTGCAATGGCATTATAAAGCATAGAGCTTTCAGAAGTATCAGTGTTCCTGAACACCCGATTATTCCTGGCATCCCATAATTTCTAGCGAATCATTAGAGGGATTTCAATCCACATAGAATCTTTAGAAATATTAACCATAAACTCCAACCAATTTGTAATCCTAGTAAAGATAGTTCGGACCACGGTACACCCATTAGTTCAGaactataaaataaattttcaaatgattgtatgtgacattttttttttcaattagtaAAAGAAATTACAAATAAAATCTCCTAATATGATCTAAACcatgaaaatcaaaattaaaggCTTAAGCAGCAGATAGAGGTATaacgagagattattcagagcaccgccgtgcacttgcaccaacataaatgaatggttagattgcattaaatacactttttatttattaaaaataaagttgataataaatatcaagggttgagattattttataagggttgggtcacttacaccgtcggtgcatagaataatttccattgtAACAAAGTTCGCCTCTCTCCCAACATGCTTGAATTCAATGAATTGAAATTGATTTGCCAAGTAATTAATGTCATGTACAAATAACTTGATACGTCAAGGGACTGATATAGCATCATTTATACAATCAATAAGGATCTTTGAATTTCCTTCTACCTAAATTTTAGAATGAACATGAATATGGGTAACATGAAGGCCTACTCTAAGGGCCAAGGCTTTTGTATGAAGGGCATTTGAGTGACCAATCTTTTTAGAAAAAGTTAATATAGGAAATCCGTGATCATCTCTTATAACAAATCCAACAAAATTTTGAGGTTGAAGATTCCGTTGAATGATATTAGTAGAAGAGAGCTTCCTTATATGTCTATCTATATAAGAATCATGAGATGAATTCATATTTGAATGATGATTATGTGAGTGATTTCATAAAAAGGTAAATTTTCACCACATTTCTACAAACCTTAATCAATTTAGGTTTGTAGAAATGCGGTGAAAATTTAAGAGGACATCAAGGCTGTTAAAGGTTGTTGTGTCAGGTATGGGTTGTGCTACTGTATTAAATGTGTCGAAATATGCACAATTAAGTACGATTCAATTTAAACACGTTGGGGAAATTCAACCTGTCCATTAACGGGTTACCCACTTGCTCCACACTATCCCGACATTGAAAAGTTGTACCAATATAAATTACAGTCGACCAGCATCACACATATAAATGATTAATGCATTGACTACTTTATCATAAAATTACATGAGAAAAGACTTCTCAAAAAGTAATAGGTACtagtagttaaaaaaaaatccatacAAAAATAAAGGGCTAATCGAGTCATTTTCAAGTTGGGGGTAAACCCAACCGTTTATAGTCTTGGAGGTTTGACACGCAAATAACATATTCTTTAAGAGttgttctattcatacctctaaatttaatatttagaccTCCTCTAATTTTTGAActattttatttctattttcaccattttgcaaaaaaaaaaaaaaaccatttgcTATAATTCtatccctttctctctctatggCATGCAACACCCCGTGActtcctctctccctccctccatcacCATTTGATCTGAtctaaagacaaaaaaaaaaaaaaaagaagaagaagaaggaagaaacaaACTTtgatatgaaattgaaaagaaaaacgaATCATCTGGACTCTAACAGTTGGGCAATAATCATAAATGCTGATATTCTCAAGACCTCTATATTAACTAATTTGCtgtagaaaaaaaattcaaaattcaacttcaattgtgtcaactaattTCAAAATTCTTGAGGAAAAACACAAAATTAGTTTTGAAACTGAGAGTTTAAAATCTCATCTGATCGTGAAATTGTTTAAATTTAATTTCCctttcatttttgttgttgtttttcatTGTAgagatttaatttttttctttgaacaaCCATTACAGAGATTGATATATAGAAGAAAGAGGTTAAGAggtataaacatataaaaattgGTAAAATAAGAAGtttaatgaagaaaaaaatgtaagaacatctttagcagactctattgtggctccttagctattttggagagcatgtttagcttttaatctattttagcagctgcaccagactcctaagagtatctttagcaatactagccatttttgagtcaaattttaactaaagtagctaaaaagtcattttagctagtcactttagaattacgtctgcatcaatgctctctattttagctagttttgaatttatattatttttaaatgaatattaaatagtttaaatatatttatgaattacataaaataacttaaaagaaatgttttaaattatagagagcctcatcccgctctctatatttaagagcgagatagctaaaagttataataaagAGCcatttaggagtctggtgcagctgttaaaatagataaaaaactaaacatgttctctaaaataactaaggagccacaatagagagtatgctaaagatgctctaagtagctttctattataacttttagctatctcgctcctaaatatagagagtgagatgatgctctctataatttaaaacattcattttaaaatattttatataatttataaatatatttaaactatttagtgttcatttaaaaaataatataaattcaaaactagctaaaatagagagcgttgatgcagacgtaattctagaGTGGTtttagctaaaaagttattttagctaaaatttaactaaaaaatgactagcattgctaaagatgctctaaagaggtctaaatattaaatttgaaGATATGAATAGAACCACCAATTCTTTATTCGTGCAGATCCaatcattttaattttgtgagAGGTCTGAATCATTATTAGGTCATATCAACATTCTAGTTGTCAGATGGGTTGTCACATTTACTACTCAGGTTTATGCACAGTGAAATCTCACCACCTGGAAAATACCCAACAGTAACATCACTTGAGAAACCCACACGAACAGTAACATCTCTTGACTAGTTCCTTCCCTAATTAAACCATCTTAAAACCCTAACAATCCCATTCCAACCCCTTCTAAAACCCTCCACCATTCTCCAGCCACCGAATCTcaactttcttctctctctctctctctctctctctcactcacttcCATGGCCGCCTCTGTTAACAACATCGCAGCAACATTCGCCACCGTCCCAGTTACGTCGTCTTCATCTTCCTCAAATCCTCACCAAACAAACTTCTCAATTTCAACTTCTCACAAATCCATCTCCGCCTCTTGTAACCTCCGCAAACCCAATTTCAGGGCCCAATCGTCCCCCCTTCTCAGCCTTTATCCCATTCTCAGCAGGCGATAAGCTCCcgaatgcatccctctcgtaccTCAACCGAAACGACGTCGTTAAATCCGTCACTCTCTCCAGCCTCTGCAAGGGAAAGAGAGTCGTTTTTGGTGGGCGTAACGGCGCCGTTCTCGCCGGGTTGCACTCGGTTCGTCAAACGACTTAAATCGGCGAGGGAGAAAACTGCGGAGGTGATCGCCTGCTTCGCGGTCAGCGACGTTTTCGTGATGCGCGCCTGGGGAGAGATCCTGGCCGTTGGTGAGAGAGTGATGATGTTGTGCGACGGTCTAGGAGAGCTGACCAGGGCACTTGGCGTCTCTCTCAACGGAGCCGTTAAAGCTTGTCTCGGCTTAGGTGTGCGGTCCAGGAGGTTTTGCCTGGCTTCTTTCAACGGGGTGATCACAAACGTTGACTTTGACGAAGAATCTGATTTCTTCCCAGTAATTGTTCATTGAGTCCAGTGGGCCTGAGCCCAAACCATTAAATTGCCATGGTATCACCCATTCGTTTGCATCCCCTtgatttaaataattttgttttcttgttttgtcaGAGGATTTAATTCTATTGTTGTATAAATAATGTTCACATATTCAGTAAACTAAGCAAGATAATTATGCTTAATTATCATTAGATGTAAATTGAAGGGTGGAAATAAAACAACTCaacttaaaattaattttttgcaCCATTAAATTTATATCCATAGATAATTGAGCATAATTTTCTTCGTCAGTTACTGACGTGGTGAAAACCACCGATTGTTGTATTGAGATATTATACATGCTATTTTAGTTTATATTCTtgtaatgaaattttttttacaaatgTTAAAGTACGTTCTAAGTTCAAATTTTCTTctctaaaaattgaaaaatgtatttaaatatGGAATTGAGAGCTTGTTGAATAATGTAGCGCATTGCACTAGCAGATCATTGTATATAATATATCTTCataattataataatatatCTTCAATCTTTATGCCAATTTGCTACGAGAGTCTCGAGACTCTGAGCAATGTTCTTCAATCTTATTGCTACTCCTAAGACCAATGGGATATCCCAACTCGTTATTCAGTTCTAAACGAGGTTTTACTTGGGCCGGACAGAAAAAACGAAACATGGTATGGTCGTATGTATCCAAGTTGTCATAGCAACGAGATTAGTTTCCGGGAGGTGAATCTGCATCATCGTCTCCGCCCATATctctgaaaaaagaagaagagtgaaACAAGGGTAGACGTGATTAGTTGTCAGTATAATAATGCGATTAGGCGTAAATACTTGAATATAATGTTGCACCAAAAGAGTAGGGAAGCAATTAACTTACGAGAATTTGCCTTTAAACCAATCAGCCCATGATGAACCGGTTTCCCTAGCTTCTTGGGCGGCATTGGAAGCCTTGTGTCCAAAATTCTCCGCTGCATTCTTTGCCTTTCCCGCAGCGTCGCTTGCTTTGTCAATCATGTCTTTGTCTTCATCACCA
Coding sequences:
- the LOC112171730 gene encoding peroxiredoxin-2E-1, chloroplastic; translated protein: MHPSRTSTETTSLNPSLSPASARERESFLVGVTAPFSPGCTRFVKRLKSAREKTAEVIACFAVSDVFVMRAWGEILAVGERVMMLCDGLGELTRALGVSLNGAVKACLGLGVRSRRFCLASFNGVITNVDFDEESDFFPVIVH